The genomic segment CCTCATCTTCTTGATGTTCGAAATGTTGGTCTGTAAAATAAGATTGGCTAATTTCTGGAGTGTATTGATGGCTCTAACTCTGCAGCGAAGGATCCCAATACTGATGGTAGTCAAAGTCGGCCATATCATTTAGCAAATATATCACACTGTCTTCACATCGACTAAGTAATGGACTACCAGTTTTTAGTGCTTCATTAAATACCCATCTTCGTGTAATTGCATCCAAACCTTTAAGAAAAAGTCTAATAAGAACatagttagaaaaatcatgattccTGAATGTTGTTACTAAATTTTTGAATCTCTCCCATGCTGCGTAGAATGGTTCTTCGTTTTGTTGGGCAAAACTTGTGAATACTTGTCGATGAAACATCTCAAAGTATTTCACAACAAAAAGTTCTCAAATTCTTCTTTTCTTGATGAATCACATGTACaagaagaaaaataataatagcaaAACTCGAAAAAACTAACATTGCAccgttccccggcaacggcgccaaaatttggtgtgctgtcgttgaccaccaaattaattcctacccttttaaataaaaacgagtgtaatggtgagtagggtcgaatccacaggaAATGGGGGATAATTCCTTTCGAGCAAAATGTAATTAAAAAGGGGGATTTTGggatattaatttaataaaatgctaaactaaatttaacatgcaagaagaaataacaaatcaagatgaataactaattaaatgtaaattaatattaccaagctcgattcaagggatttctactattcaattgtatcactgttcatcggctaacatatatttattcatgcaGATACAAgcaattaaccttagaattatagggatagccgctaaaattcttgtgttttcctaatttaattgaccaacccagcatccagtcaaaacttattaataattaactgggcacgatagcgttccatattaattaaaaatagcatttttcgttttgtgaaaacagttaatcctaaaatctaacaatcgagatagctgcaattgatagatcgaatttcgttgatttatttaaattaaatatgttatgatagcacaacacgcctaatctatcgctactcatgtaccaatcgtccatgacaattacggataaCTGAATTCATAGATAgcagtagaaaattatatatcgaattaaattgtcaaATTAACCGATATACAACTTtcgtataaataaatcataaatcaacaaatacttgaacaaaacacgaattttaaattaaatcacaaaagcctcacagtgataaattgaaatagtaaaaatatcccCTGAATAGAAATAAAACTTAGCCTAAGTTGTGGATAGAACTGGGGAGAAAATCTTTGCCCTTTCTTTTCTTCTCTTCACGTGAGATTAGTGGAAGGAATTGTGTATTGTGTGAAAAATCTGCCGCCTCCCCTCTTTCACGTTAGTTTTGTAGGTTTAAAAGACAAATTGGGCCCAAAATTATAAAAGTCTAATAATCTAAATTTAAACCTAATcactaaaaaataaaagatcTTAGGAGATATCCTATTAAGAATATAGAGTTTTGTTATGGAAAAAATTTTATCTTCTATTTATTCCTTGTTATGAATATTCCTCAACTCTCACTAGGCAGCCGAGAAGTAGTCACAAGGCGTGGTCACGCCTTATGTAAAAACATCTTCTGAATTTTTCTGCTCCACGTCTTCCACTAAGATTATATCGGCAACTTTaattttttgatataaaatcacTCTTTTTAGCCCGAATTTATCGCAAGAGCAGAAAActtcctcctacaataaaatcacacaaaaatgtgtcaattaagcACGCTGGTAGTGGTAACAATGAGAGATATGCCAACAAAAATGCAAACTATTACGAGCCTATCAAGCATCTCTAGGTTTTCTTACACAAATAAATCAAACTTGGCTATTGCTTTTAAAAATCACAGTATATATTATTTCTGATATTTTTTACCAAAAAAACTACAATTACTTTAGTTTAgtttatatctatttaattgtAATGCATTAAAAAAAACCCATACAattaaacatatacatatatttatcaTCTTTAAAGTATAAACGAAATTTATCATATATTGCATAAAAACTTGGGTAACACCTCAAAAATTTGAAGTGCCTAtacctagtatatatatatatatatatatatatatatatatatatatatatatatatatatatatatatatatatatatatatcacctCGCCACCTCCACCGAACACAATACCATCACCGCAACCACCGCGCACCGTGCACAACAATGCCATCGCGCACAGCACCACAcggccaccaccaccaccacgcCACCACCGTACACCATTACACATCATGAAATAAAATCTCTTTAGAATAAAATGAAAACGTTATTCCACCAAATATATCTATtctattatataaattaaaagatatgAAGCTCATAATAACTAACTTAGATAACATCAAAATATTTTACTCCTTATTCTTCATTAAAAACATTCACCTTAACTCGATCCATGCTTTATAAGTCAAAAACCTTCCCTAAAAAACTTTCCTTCTAAATTGAactcactacaaaaaaaaaaaaaggtttaatttgatcaaatctTCTAagctaaaaaaaattttgtgtgatctttttaatataattattttaatttagacgCACTTTCaccaatataataataaaaaacgaAGATTAAGCTTCCACAACGTTCATATTCCTTTTTGAAAAAACCAAAGATTAAGTCATACGTGTTCAATGTGACAACGAAttggataaaaaaataataaatgggAACAAAACCCTTATCCTTGTTACCATCACGAGGTTACACTTGTCAAGAAATCCTTGTATATTTCATTTCCGAATCTCCACGTATTGATCAAACTCCCACGCCGAATTTCTATTTATACCCTTGCAAATCTCTTGAGAAATCATTCGAGTTCAATCTGTTAATACAATCTTGTGAGTTATCTGGGAAGTTGCTATACAGTTTTACATAATTTGACAAAATGCAGGCAGCGAAGGAGACAGCGGCTAATGTTACGGCTTCTGCCAGGGCTGGCATGGACAAAACCAAGGCTTCCGTCCAGGGAAAGGTTTGATTTGTACCTTTAACGTAGTAACATCTTTGTTTTGTTGGGCTGTCCGATCAAGCTTTTGTTTGTTTGTCTGTCAGGCTGAGGAGATGAAAACGCGTGATCCACTACAGAAAGAGATGGCCGCCCAAAAGAAAGAGGCGAAGATTCAGGAGGCCGAGCGCGAGAAACAGGGGGCGGTTCAGCAGAACAATCTCGCCAGGCATGAGGCGGATGCTGGTGGGTTTGGGCACGGACACACCGCCACCGGGGGAAACCACCATACAGCTCACACGGCCGGGGGGGCTGTCCCTGGAGGAGCTGGACATGTCGGGGGTGGACACCTGACTGGGACGGGACACCATGCTCTCTAAAGCGTTAAAATAATTGCAGCCCAGTATTAGAACAAGGGTTTGTGATTGATGGAAAGTAACGGCGTCTTGTGTGTGTATTAGTATCTCATGTAATTTCTACTTTCGTGAATAAATTGTGGTAATAAAAAACCCTTATTTGATCAAAATTTCTTGACAAAAGATTTCCCATGAGATACAGAACCTTTTAAAGTAAGCCTGTTATGAAATGAGTGTGTCTcctgtgagacgatatcacgaatctttatcttcaatcttatcaatattcacaataaaaattaatattttcaatataaacaataatattttttcatggattattcaaataaaatatacgtttcacaaaatacgaccagtgagatcatctcacatgTTATGAAATATGTCAAAAAAGACACTTTTTaatgttttaattcatttattAAATTTAGGTTGGGTTTAGATGGAAGATTTTAaatctatatttttaaattgtaaaaaagtaatatcatatattttaaatttattcatCATTTGTCTATATAGATAGTTAGAATGAATTTCCAAAAATTCATCTTattgataaataaataattattattttgttttaaaatttgatatattacattcaataaaaataacaattgaAAAATACGTGATATTTAACAGTTGCGCCAAAGATCCATCACCCTGGCAATGGCTAGTCCCAAAGATTTTGGTTTGTATACCATCCACTAGTGCAAATTGTCCGAGAGCGAAGTTAGAATATTTTTTTACGGTATCTGATGATTCTAGCTTAGTTCATGACGTGTTATGATTTTGAGATGattgattaaatttatttacTTGGACCAGAAATGATACTCCAATGCTCCAATTAAGAGCAGATAATGACTTTCGAccagaagaaataaaattactcAAGATAGCTCCATACTAGAATGAGGTAGAGTTTGAATCGAAAGTATCAGTAAAAGAtgtcaagaaaaataaaaagaaaaattacaaTGAATATCCTTGAAATAGTGAGATAAAAATCAAAAAGTCAACCATAAAATCACGGATGACAAAGATTAtgaatttttcatatgcaagCATATTgattaatataatttatcaaaaagatatgcatattattattatcaataaACATTTGGGCCTTGAACTAATCGAAACAAGAATCATCATACATCATTCCAGGATTTTTGGTAAGAATTCATGGTGAGATCAAAAGAAACAAACTCAGATtgattattaattatcaagaaattaataaaaattagagattgatagatattttatacctagtagtgaacatttatttagttttatatGCAACGCCAAAATATTATCTAAAAGATAGAAGAAGGAGGTAAGAAATTCACTCATTTCTCCAAACCACAAGGACACTATATTTGGAAAATCTTACCAATATGATTGACTAATTCAtcccagatatttcaaagaaaaatgaataatatatttaaagattattttaaattcatgtttgtcaatattgattatattttaatagcatctaaaaaaatggaaaaacaTATCAAATACTTAGATATATCTCTAAAGTTTGTAATAAAGAAGGACTTATTCTATTTGAAAATAAAGCAGTCGTTGCTATAAAAAAGATTGAATTCCTTATAATAGAAATCGATGAGTCGGGAATAATTATGCAAGAACATATAAAAGAAAATGTGCAAAATTTTCTAAACGtacaaaaagaaaagaaacaacttcGAATGAGCTTTTTacgagttgttaattttgctatGATGTTTATTAAAAATCTAGCAAAACACAGAAAGTGTTTATtcgattaataaaaaaaatgcaaaGTTTATATGGATACAAGAACATACAAAAGAGCTTATCCAACTAAAGgatatttgtaaaaaaaaataaaaaataaaaaattccaaaaaaaattattccttAAGAAGAAGATGACATGCTATTATATACAGACGTTAGTGATTATTGTTGCCAGTAGTTTTTATCAAGCTCACACCAAATAGAAAACAACCATGTAGGTATTGTAATGGTCTATTCTCTGATGCAAAAATTAGAAGATGAcatataaacaaaaaataattttatgcaATAAAAATAGCTTTTGAAAAGGACTATTATTTTTAGTtgcaaaaaaaatttacttagGGTGAAGATTTTCTTGAAAAACATAATATAATCTACACTCGCGAATTAAAACTAGATTATTAAGTTGGCAAgcttatttcaaaattatatattttttattttgtgagTATTAAATCTCATGCAAATATTCTTGTAGATTTCTTAACAAGAGTTGAGCAGTGATGATATCAATGTCATTATAAAAAATCAAAgtcatttgagggaacaccttgaaatgcctCAAAACGAGTTTAACAAACTTGCTCTAAATGTGGAAGTTGCGGGTAGATTACATCAAgccgataagagaattgtctctgatcgaattataGGAAGTTTACAAGCTTATACCCAGCAATGGTCTGTAATACAAAGACCTATCCTCCAAAGCATTGAGAAGCCACTGTTTTCCCAAATAGAGAGTTTTCGAGTATATGATGACTCTATGATTGTAGAAGGAGATTCAAATATCCCTAGAACAAGTGTTAGTCGAGATCATCTTCAGATTAGTCGGctaaaacaaaaattgaaactTCATATCCTTATATCGAGTCTTCAAGTCAACCATCCACCTCGGAGATTGAAGAATGAGAGTTCAACCTTAGACATCATACATACAAGGGTAAATTTAAGTTTGGTACTAATGAATATGCAGTTTCTTCATTTCAGGTATATCAACAGAACGTAGAGAAATTGAAAACAAGAATAAATATTAACCTAGACACAATCCGGGTTGATGTAGCAGGAAAGTATCTCAGGGTTTGGATGAaaccaaattcatatccaaatgAGATCAAGGCATGATATGAATTCGGGGCTTTTGTCTTAGTTTATACTACGTACATCACCCAATTTCCCAGATATTTCATGATTATTTAAATGGATTCATGAATCAGTACACAAGATGTGGAAAAACAATGACTATTTTTCTAGAAAAAATATATTGGAGAAGCAGGAAAGACTTacatgaagcctttcatttaATGAAGCTAAGGAGGTCAGATACAAATATTCAGAAATTTATCAAAGATCCTCCAACCGTAGAGACATCACATATTGCTTCATTACTTGAAAATGACATCTCTACCAAAAGAGCATAAGGTCTATGAGTCTATCTAACCAAGATCGACCTAGAACGGACCAAAAACATCTT from the Primulina eburnea isolate SZY01 chromosome 3, ASM2296580v1, whole genome shotgun sequence genome contains:
- the LOC140828367 gene encoding 18 kDa seed maturation protein-like, translating into MQAAKETAANVTASARAGMDKTKASVQGKAEEMKTRDPLQKEMAAQKKEAKIQEAEREKQGAVQQNNLARHEADAGGFGHGHTATGGNHHTAHTAGGAVPGGAGHVGGGHLTGTGHHAL